A genomic stretch from Pempheris klunzingeri isolate RE-2024b chromosome 23, fPemKlu1.hap1, whole genome shotgun sequence includes:
- the pygmb gene encoding phosphorylase, glycogen, muscle b, which yields MARPLTDHDKRKQISVRGLAGVENVSDLKTNFNRHLHFTLVKDRNVATKRDYYFALANTVRDHLVGRWIRTQQHYYEKDPKRVYYLSLEFYMGRTLQNTMVNLALENACDEATYQLGLDMEELQDIEEDAGLGNGGLGRLAACFLDSMASLGLAAYGYGIRYEFGIFNQKLADGWQVEEADDWLRYGNPWEKARPEYMRPVHYYGRVEHTAEGVQWVDTQVVLALPYDTPVPGYRNNIVNTMRLWSAKAPCDFNLKDFNVGGYIQAVLDRNLAENISRVLYPNDNFFEGKELRLKQEYFVVAATLQDIIRRFKASKFGSTEFVRLDLSTLPEKVAIQLNDTHPALAIPELMRILVDMEKLCWEKAWDIVVRTCAYTNHTVLPEALERWPVNLFQNLLPRHLEIIYEINKRHLERITKLYPGDSDRLRRMSLIEEGDAKKINMAHLCIVGSHAVNGVARIHSEIIKNTVFKDFYDVDPQKFQNKTNGITPRRWLVMCNPGLADVIAERIGEDYIRDLDQLKKLLVFVDDDAFIQDVAKVKQENKMKFAAHLEEHYKVKINPNSMFDVQVKRIHEYKRQLLNCLHIITLYNRIKKEPNKSWTPRTIMIGGKAAPGYHTAKMIIKLITSIGDIVNGDPVVGDRLKVIFLENYRVTLAEKVIPASDLSEQISTAGTEASGTGNMKFMLNGALTIGTMDGANVEMAEEAGEENLFIFGMRVDDVEALDKKGYDAVSYYNRIPELKQAMDQISGGSFSPGQPDLFKDLVNMLMHHDRFKVFADYEDYIKCQEKVSALYKNPKEWTKMVIHNIAGCGKFSSDRTITQYAREIWGMEPNMEKIPAPDDPR from the exons ATGGCCAGGCCGCTCACCGACCACGACAAGAGGAAGCAGATCTCAGTCCGAGGGCTGGCGGGGGTGGAGAACGTTTCGGACCTGAAAACTAATTTTAACCGACACCTCCATTTCACCCTGGTGAAGGACCGGAATGTGGCCACCAAACGGGACTACTACTTCGCCCTGGCCAACACGGTGCGGGACCACCTGGTGGGCCGCTGGATCCGGACGCAGCAGCACTACTATGAGAAAGACCCCAAA cGTGTCTACTACCTCTCCCTGGAGTTTTACATGGGCCGGACTCTGCAGAACACCATGGTGAACCTGGCTTTGGAGAACGCCTGTGATGAAGCCACATACCAA CTGGGTCTGGacatggaggagctgcaggacaTCGAGGAAGATGCTGGTCTAGGCAACGGTGGGCTGGGTCGTCTGGCTG cttGTTTCCTGGACTCCATGGCCTCTCTGGGTCTTGCTGCGTATGGATACGGCATCCGCTATGAGTTTGGCATCTTTAATCAAAAATTAGCGGACGGCTGGCAG GTGGAGGAGGCCGACGACTGGCTGCGGTACGGTAACCCCTGGGAGAAGGCTCGCCCCGAGTACATGCGCCCTGTCCACTACTACGGACGAGTGGAGCACACCGCTGAAGGAGTGCAGTGGGTCGACACACAG GTGGTTCTGGCTCTCCCCTATGACACCCCAGTCCCCGGCTACAGAAACAACATCGTCAACACCATGAGACTTTGGTCTGCTAAGGCTCCCTGCGACTTTAACCTCAAAGACT TTAATGTTGGAGGCTACATTCAGGCTGTGCTGGACAGAAACCTGGCTGAGAACATCTCCAGGGTTCTCTACCCCAACGACAAC TTCTTTGAAGGGAAGGAGCTGCGTCTGAAGCAGGAGTACTTTGTTGTAGCAGCAACTCTTCAAGACATCATCCGTCGATTCAAAGCCTCTAAATTTGGCTCCACAGAGTTTGTGAGACTAGACCTTTCTACGCTGCCAGAGAAG GTGGCCATCCAGCTTAATGACACCCATCCGGCTCTGGCCATCCCTGAGCTGATGAGGATTCTGGTGGACATGGAGAAACTCTGTTGGGAGAAG GCCTGGGACATTGTGGTTCGTACCTGTGCCTACACCAACCACACCGTCCTGCCTGAAGCGTTGGAGCGCTGGCCGGTCAACCTCTTCCAGAACCTGCTGCCTCGTCACCTGGAGATCATCTATGAGATCAACAAGAGGCACCTGGAG CGCATCACTAAGTTGTACCCTGGAGATTCTGACCGCCTGCGCCGAATGTCCCTGATCGAGGAAGGAGACGCCAAGAAAATCAACATGGCTCACCTGTGCATTGTGGGATCTCATGCTGTCAACGGAGTGGCCCGCATCCACTCTGAAATCATCAAAAACACTGT gtTCAAGGATTTCTATGACGTTGACCCTCAGAAGTTTCAGAACAAGACCAATGGCATCACACCCAGGCGCTGGCTGGTCATGTGCAACCCTGGCCTGGCTGACGTCATTGCAGAG AGGATTGGTGAGGACTACATCCGTGACCTGGACCAACTGAAGAAACTTCTGGTCTTCGTGGACGATGATGCCTTTATTCAGGATGTTGCCAAAGTCAAACAA GAGAACAAGATGAAGTTTGCTGCCCATCTTGAAGAACATTACAAGGTGAAGATCAACCCCAACTCCATGTTTGATGTCCAAGTGAAGAGGATCCACGAGTACAAAAGACAGCTGCTCAACTGCCTGCACATCATCACACTGTACAACC gAATCAAGAAGGAACCCAATAAGTCATGGACTCCCAGGACCATCATGATTGGAGGAAAG GCAGCTCCAGGTTACCACACTGCCAAGATGATCATCAAGCTGATCACATCAATTGGAGACATTGTTAATGGCGACCCTGTGGTGGGAGATCGCCTCAAAGTCATCTTCCTAGAGAACTATCGGGTCACTCTGGCTGAGAAGG tcatCCCTGCCTCTGACCTGTCGGAGCAGATCTCCACAGCAGGGACCGAGGCCTCTGGCACTGGGAACATGAAGTTCATGCTGAATGGAGCCCTCACCATCGGCACCATGGATGGAGCCAATGTGGAAATggcagaggaagctggagaggaGAACCTTTTCATCTTTGGCATGAGGGTGGATGATGTGGAGGCTCTGGACAAGAAAGG CTATGACGCCGTGTCATACTACAACCGCATCCCTGAGCTGAAGCAGGCAATGGACCAGATCTCTGGAGGCTCCTTCAGCCCCGGCCAGCCCGACCTTTTCAAAGACCTCGTCAACATGCTGATGCACCATGACAG GTTCAAGGTGTTTGCAGACTATGAAGACTACATCAAATGTCAAGAGAAAGTCAGTGCACTCTATAAG AACCCTAAAGAGTGGACCAAGATGGTGATCCATAACATCGCTGGCTGTGGTAAATTCTCCAGTGACCGCACCATTACCCAGTATGCCAGGGAGATCTGGGGTATGGAGCCCAATATGGAGAAGATTCCCGCTCCTGATGATCCTCGCTAA